In Mycobacterium sp. 050128, one genomic interval encodes:
- a CDS encoding glycosyltransferase encodes MSALSLFRSSNSAFVRQGRCGPTSFGILSTYAPTPCGLATFSAALSEGLHANGSDVSVVRVADGSLSSDARVIGELVNGSATSVAAASELLNESDIAVVQHEYGIYGGVDGDEVVDIIGALRIPSIVVAHTVLKDPTPHQRSVLETIAATAAQVVVMSEAARQRLCLGYDVDRRKVTTIAHGATVPRNTPVKRSGRPTLLTWGLLGPGKGIERVIEAMGSLHELHGRPRYLIAGRTHPKVLAADGEAYRDARAEQARLRGVADSVCFDANYRDASSLAALVQSSAVVVLPYDSTDQVTSGVLVDAIASGRPVVATAFPHALELLGSGAGIVVGHNDPDALTSALRRVLTEPRLAGSMAAEARRLAPAMSWPVVANAYLDLAHRLLAKRRALV; translated from the coding sequence TTGAGTGCTCTATCCCTCTTTCGATCATCGAATTCTGCTTTCGTTCGGCAAGGCCGTTGCGGCCCAACGAGTTTCGGCATTCTCAGTACGTATGCACCGACACCGTGTGGGTTGGCGACGTTCAGTGCGGCCTTGTCAGAAGGGCTGCACGCGAATGGTTCTGACGTCAGCGTCGTACGGGTGGCCGACGGGTCGTTGTCTTCTGACGCTCGGGTGATCGGAGAGCTGGTCAACGGTTCCGCGACGTCGGTGGCTGCAGCCTCCGAATTGCTGAACGAGAGCGACATCGCGGTCGTGCAGCATGAGTACGGCATCTACGGCGGCGTCGACGGAGACGAAGTCGTGGATATCATCGGCGCGCTGCGCATCCCGTCGATCGTGGTCGCCCACACGGTTCTCAAAGACCCGACCCCTCACCAGCGTTCGGTGCTCGAGACGATCGCGGCGACGGCCGCTCAGGTGGTTGTTATGTCGGAGGCGGCCAGGCAACGCCTGTGCCTAGGCTACGACGTTGATCGCCGGAAAGTCACCACGATCGCGCATGGCGCGACCGTCCCGAGGAACACGCCCGTGAAGCGTTCCGGCCGACCGACTTTGCTGACCTGGGGTCTGCTGGGTCCGGGCAAGGGCATCGAACGGGTCATCGAGGCGATGGGTTCGCTGCATGAGCTCCATGGCCGGCCGCGTTACCTGATTGCCGGCCGCACGCACCCAAAGGTTCTGGCCGCCGATGGCGAGGCATACCGTGACGCCCGCGCCGAACAGGCGCGACTGCGTGGCGTCGCGGACTCGGTGTGCTTTGACGCCAACTACCGCGATGCATCGTCGCTGGCGGCGCTTGTCCAGTCCTCGGCCGTGGTGGTGCTGCCCTACGACTCGACGGATCAGGTCACTTCCGGTGTTCTGGTCGATGCCATCGCGAGCGGGAGGCCGGTCGTTGCGACCGCGTTCCCGCACGCCCTCGAACTCCTCGGCAGTGGGGCGGGCATCGTTGTCGGGCACAATGATCCCGATGCGCTGACATCCGCCCTGCGCCGAGTGCTGACCGAGCCGCGCCTTGCTGGCTCGATGGCCGCGGAGGCACGCCGGTTGGCCCCGGCGATGTCCTGGCCGGTGGTGGCCAATGCCTATCTGGACTTGGCACACCGCCTTCTCGCTAAGCGTCGGGCGCTGGTATGA
- a CDS encoding GAF and ANTAR domain-containing protein, with protein MVESTEDADDPPLGSRTPAQLSADDADLQAAISNLAGLVAGHRRLPELLAEVASFAVRAIPGADGAGVTLLNVDRVDDMVAALAASAPFVAEIDEIQYVTLNEGPCITAALERRTVRSGSLGGEKMWPRFGPRVGRLGVHSALSLPLLLPDRVVGAINVYAYGKDVFDEHAAEFGELFAKPAAVAVHNAQILADALALTVQLQTALSTRPVIDQAIGLIRGRTGRSAEDAFTQLRAMSQSQHRKLADVAQHIVDEAVRRARARARPTPESPSGVP; from the coding sequence ATGGTGGAGTCCACCGAGGACGCTGATGACCCACCGCTGGGATCGCGGACACCGGCGCAGCTCAGTGCCGACGATGCCGATTTACAGGCGGCGATCAGCAATCTCGCGGGTCTGGTCGCCGGTCATCGGCGCTTGCCCGAGTTGCTGGCGGAGGTAGCGTCGTTCGCCGTCCGCGCGATACCGGGGGCCGATGGTGCCGGAGTCACGCTGCTCAATGTCGACCGGGTGGACGACATGGTCGCGGCGTTGGCGGCCAGCGCTCCCTTTGTCGCCGAGATTGACGAAATTCAGTACGTCACCCTCAACGAAGGGCCCTGCATCACGGCGGCGCTGGAACGTCGCACGGTGCGCTCGGGGTCGTTGGGCGGGGAGAAGATGTGGCCGCGGTTCGGTCCACGGGTCGGCAGGTTGGGGGTGCACAGCGCGCTGTCGCTGCCGCTGCTGCTGCCCGATCGCGTGGTCGGGGCGATCAACGTATACGCCTACGGCAAAGACGTTTTCGATGAGCACGCCGCCGAGTTTGGGGAGTTGTTCGCCAAACCAGCGGCGGTCGCCGTACACAACGCGCAGATCCTTGCGGACGCGCTTGCTCTTACTGTCCAGTTGCAGACGGCGTTGTCCACCCGCCCAGTGATCGATCAAGCGATCGGTCTGATCCGCGGACGTACCGGGCGCAGCGCCGAGGACGCGTTCACCCAACTGCGAGCGATGAGCCAATCTCAGCACCGCAAATTGGCCGACGTGGCCCAACACATTGTCGATGAAGCCGTGCGCCGCGCCCGCGCCCGCGCTCGACCCACGCCGGAGAGTCCATCCGGCGTACCGTAA
- a CDS encoding STAS domain-containing protein — protein MTKTLLDSAALPGDAIFSTPFSTPFPKSRNGQLAYWDTRWMKSSVVIVSAHGDIDTTNAHTLAEYPLAHLMRCRGLILDLTRLEFFGAAGFSALRRISVSCAGAGIAWALVPGAAVSLVLRICDPDRLVPTADTVSAVLASLHAAAADSHYSE, from the coding sequence ATGACCAAGACACTGTTAGACTCGGCCGCCCTGCCGGGCGATGCCATCTTCTCGACACCTTTCTCGACGCCTTTCCCCAAGTCGCGCAACGGTCAATTGGCGTATTGGGACACTCGCTGGATGAAGTCGTCGGTGGTCATCGTCAGCGCCCACGGCGACATCGACACTACGAACGCGCATACCCTGGCCGAGTATCCACTCGCCCACCTGATGCGTTGCCGCGGACTGATCCTCGATCTGACCCGTCTGGAATTCTTTGGTGCCGCGGGCTTCTCGGCGCTGCGCAGAATCTCGGTGAGCTGCGCGGGCGCTGGAATCGCCTGGGCGTTGGTCCCGGGTGCCGCGGTATCCCTGGTGCTGCGAATCTGCGATCCGGACCGCTTGGTGCCAACCGCCGATACCGTCAGCGCGGTACTAGCGAGCCTGCACGCAGCGGCGGCCGATTCGCACTACTCCGAATAA
- a CDS encoding DUF6307 family protein, with the protein MVSRSTLISPYEKRVRLVKETLKTHSKIDDAAAGELAVHVLDALNSIPEQIR; encoded by the coding sequence ATGGTATCTCGGTCAACACTTATCTCGCCTTATGAAAAGCGTGTAAGACTCGTCAAGGAGACGTTGAAAACGCACTCGAAAATCGATGATGCCGCCGCGGGCGAGCTTGCGGTGCACGTACTGGACGCACTGAATTCGATCCCTGAGCAGATTCGCTGA
- a CDS encoding cold-shock protein, which translates to MTQGTVKWFNGEKGFGFIAPDGGAKDVFVHYSEIQSGGFRSLEENQRVQFEIAQGDKGPQAVGVTAI; encoded by the coding sequence ATGACACAGGGGACCGTGAAATGGTTCAACGGCGAAAAGGGCTTCGGCTTTATCGCCCCTGACGGTGGCGCAAAGGACGTGTTCGTCCACTATTCTGAGATCCAATCAGGCGGTTTTCGCTCGCTCGAGGAGAATCAGCGAGTCCAGTTCGAGATCGCCCAAGGGGATAAAGGCCCCCAAGCGGTGGGAGTGACCGCCATCTAG
- a CDS encoding adenosine deaminase — protein MSAPLELRQIQKAPKALLHDHLDGGLRPSTVLDIAGQIGYDELPATDADELATWFRTRSHSGSLERYLEPFSHTVAVMQTPDALFRVGYECVEDLAADSVVYAEIRFAPELHINRGLSFDEIVDAVLEGFAAGEKAAAAAGRPIVTRLLVTAMRHAAMSREIAELAIRFRDKGVVGFDIAGAEAGYPPTRHLDAFEYMRDHNARFTIHAGEAFGLPSIHEAIAFCGADRLGHGVRIVDDIEVVEGRGVELGRLASILRDKRIPLELCPSSNVQTGAVKSIADHPFDLLARARFRVTVNTDNRLMSDTTMSLEMHRLVEAFGYGWSDLERFTINAMKSAFIPFDQRLALIDDVIKPRYAVLIG, from the coding sequence GTGAGCGCCCCACTGGAATTGCGGCAGATCCAGAAAGCGCCGAAGGCACTGCTGCACGATCACCTCGACGGGGGATTGCGCCCGTCGACCGTGCTGGACATCGCCGGCCAGATCGGCTACGACGAGCTGCCCGCCACCGACGCCGACGAGCTGGCGACCTGGTTTCGCACTCGGTCGCACAGCGGTTCACTGGAGCGTTATCTGGAGCCGTTCTCGCACACCGTGGCCGTGATGCAGACGCCGGACGCGCTGTTCCGGGTCGGCTACGAGTGCGTGGAAGACCTGGCTGCCGACTCCGTGGTGTACGCCGAGATCCGTTTCGCGCCAGAGCTCCACATCAACCGCGGGCTTTCCTTCGACGAGATCGTCGATGCCGTGCTGGAGGGCTTCGCCGCCGGCGAGAAGGCCGCCGCCGCGGCGGGCCGCCCGATCGTCACGCGTCTTCTGGTCACCGCGATGCGGCACGCCGCGATGTCGCGAGAGATTGCCGAGCTGGCAATTCGCTTCCGGGACAAGGGCGTTGTCGGTTTCGACATCGCCGGTGCCGAGGCCGGCTATCCGCCGACGCGACACCTGGACGCGTTCGAATACATGCGAGACCATAACGCGCGCTTCACTATTCATGCCGGTGAAGCGTTCGGTCTGCCGTCCATTCACGAGGCGATCGCGTTCTGCGGGGCCGACCGGCTCGGCCATGGCGTGCGCATCGTCGACGACATCGAAGTCGTCGAGGGCCGCGGTGTCGAGTTGGGCAGGCTGGCATCGATCCTGCGCGACAAGCGAATTCCTCTCGAATTGTGCCCGAGCTCGAACGTGCAGACCGGCGCGGTCAAGAGCATCGCCGACCACCCGTTCGATCTGCTGGCCCGGGCGCGGTTCCGAGTGACCGTCAACACCGACAACAGGCTGATGAGCGACACCACGATGAGTCTCGAAATGCACCGGCTGGTAGAGGCTTTCGGCTACGGATGGAGCGACCTCGAGCGGTTCACCATCAATGCGATGAAGTCGGCGTTCATTCCGTTCGACCAGCGGCTGGCGCTGATCGACGACGTGATCAAGCCGCGGTATGCGGTGCTGATCGGCTAG
- a CDS encoding thymidine phosphorylase, with the protein MTDFAFDAPTVIRTKRDGARLSDAAIDWVVAAYTDGRVAEEQMAALLMAIFWRGMDHGEIVRWTAAMLASGDRLDFSDLRSGGKPLATVDKHSTGGVGDKTTLVLVPVVAACGGAVPKVSGRGLGHTGGTLDKLESITGFSATISKHQVHQQLCDIGAAIFGAGELAPADKKIYALRDITATVDSLPLIASSIMSKKLAEGIGALVLDVKVGGGAFLSSEEQCRELAETMVGLGVAHGVPTRAVLTDMDSPLGATVGNALEVAEALEVLGGGGPPDVVELTIRLAVEMLELAGIDGRDPAQTLHDGTAMDRFRRLVAAQGGDLSLPLPIGSHSETVIAPRSGTMGNIDAMAVGLAAWRLGAGRSRPGGQVQPGAGVRIHRRPGQPVAAGEPLFTLYTDTPERLGAAMAELDRGWSVGDKAPPPRPLIIGMAS; encoded by the coding sequence TTGACTGACTTCGCATTCGACGCCCCGACGGTCATCAGGACCAAACGTGACGGGGCTCGGTTGTCCGATGCCGCAATCGATTGGGTCGTGGCGGCCTATACCGATGGTCGCGTGGCCGAGGAGCAGATGGCGGCGCTGTTGATGGCGATCTTCTGGCGTGGCATGGACCACGGCGAGATCGTCAGGTGGACAGCGGCGATGCTGGCTTCGGGCGACCGGCTGGATTTCAGCGATCTGCGGTCCGGTGGTAAACCGCTGGCCACCGTGGACAAGCATTCGACCGGCGGGGTCGGCGACAAGACCACGCTGGTGTTGGTGCCCGTCGTCGCCGCTTGTGGTGGTGCGGTGCCCAAGGTCTCCGGCCGTGGTCTCGGCCATACCGGCGGTACTCTGGACAAGCTGGAATCCATCACGGGGTTCAGCGCGACGATATCCAAACATCAAGTGCACCAACAACTCTGCGATATCGGGGCGGCGATCTTCGGCGCCGGTGAGCTGGCCCCCGCCGACAAGAAGATCTACGCGCTGCGCGACATCACCGCCACGGTCGACTCCTTGCCGTTGATCGCCAGCTCGATCATGAGCAAGAAACTGGCCGAGGGCATCGGCGCGCTGGTGCTCGACGTCAAGGTCGGTGGCGGCGCCTTCCTGTCGTCGGAGGAGCAATGCCGCGAACTGGCCGAAACCATGGTCGGGCTCGGTGTGGCACACGGTGTGCCCACGCGTGCGGTGCTGACCGATATGGACAGCCCGCTGGGCGCGACGGTCGGCAATGCGCTCGAGGTCGCCGAGGCGCTCGAGGTGCTGGGCGGCGGCGGACCGCCCGACGTCGTGGAGCTGACGATCCGGCTGGCCGTCGAGATGCTCGAGCTGGCCGGGATCGACGGCCGTGATCCCGCCCAGACCCTGCACGACGGCACCGCGATGGACCGCTTCCGCCGGTTGGTCGCGGCCCAGGGCGGTGACTTGTCGCTACCGTTGCCAATCGGTTCACATTCAGAGACCGTGATCGCGCCGCGGAGCGGCACAATGGGGAACATCGACGCTATGGCAGTGGGGCTGGCAGCTTGGCGACTCGGCGCGGGACGATCCCGTCCGGGTGGGCAGGTGCAGCCCGGCGCCGGCGTCCGGATCCATCGGCGCCCGGGGCAGCCGGTTGCCGCCGGTGAGCCGTTGTTCACGCTGTACACCGACACCCCCGAACGCCTCGGCGCCGCGATGGCCGAGCTGGACCGCGGCTGGAGCGTGGGCGACAAGGCACCGCCGCCGCGACCGCTGATCATTGGGATGGCCTCGTGA
- a CDS encoding cytidine deaminase, which yields MPDIDWDVLRDKAIQAAAGAYAPYSQFPVGAAALVDDGRVVAGCNVENVSYGLGLCAECGVVSALHATGGGRLVALVCVDSQGVLLMPCGRCRQVLLEHGGRDLLIAHPVGPRRLEELLPDPFDADDLTRERP from the coding sequence ATGCCTGATATTGATTGGGATGTGCTGCGGGACAAAGCAATACAGGCAGCAGCGGGGGCTTATGCCCCATATTCGCAGTTCCCGGTGGGTGCGGCCGCGTTGGTCGACGACGGTCGCGTGGTCGCCGGCTGCAATGTGGAGAATGTCTCATATGGCCTTGGTCTCTGTGCCGAATGCGGCGTGGTGTCCGCCCTGCATGCGACAGGTGGCGGCCGGTTGGTTGCCCTGGTGTGCGTCGACTCACAGGGAGTGCTGTTGATGCCGTGCGGGCGATGCCGCCAAGTCCTGCTGGAGCACGGCGGACGCGACCTGCTGATCGCGCATCCGGTCGGCCCCCGCCGCCTCGAAGAGCTACTGCCCGATCCGTTCGATGCCGATGATCTCACCCGGGAACGCCCTTGA
- the sdhC gene encoding succinate dehydrogenase, cytochrome b556 subunit, protein MWSWVLHRISGATIFFFLFVHVLDTALVRVSPQTYNEVITTYKTPIVGLMEFGLVAAVGFHALNGIRIILIDFWAEGPRHQKTMLWIVAVVYLLVMVPAAVAIGIHMMEHLR, encoded by the coding sequence ATGTGGTCGTGGGTGCTGCATCGCATCAGCGGCGCGACGATCTTCTTCTTCCTGTTCGTGCACGTCCTGGACACCGCTCTGGTGCGGGTGAGCCCGCAGACGTACAACGAAGTGATCACGACCTATAAGACGCCGATCGTCGGCCTGATGGAGTTCGGTTTGGTCGCCGCGGTGGGATTCCACGCGCTCAACGGGATCCGCATCATCTTGATCGACTTCTGGGCGGAAGGCCCCCGCCACCAGAAGACGATGCTGTGGATCGTCGCCGTCGTCTACCTGTTGGTCATGGTGCCCGCGGCGGTGGCCATCGGCATCCACATGATGGAGCACTTGCGATGA
- a CDS encoding succinate dehydrogenase hydrophobic membrane anchor subunit — protein MSSPDLQLGRGEVAPVLQRSHDRPPSLDNPRSPRRRSGIPNFEKFAWLFMRFSGVALVFLAIGHLFIMLMWDDGVYRIDFNYVAQRWASPFWQFWDLSLLWLAQLHGGNGLRTIIDDYSRKNSTRFWLNSLLLLSMGFTLVLGTYVLMTFNPDVGG, from the coding sequence ATGAGCAGCCCCGACCTTCAGCTCGGCCGCGGCGAAGTAGCGCCGGTTCTGCAGCGCAGCCACGATCGTCCACCCAGCCTGGACAACCCGCGCTCACCGCGGCGGCGGTCCGGCATCCCCAACTTCGAGAAATTCGCCTGGCTGTTCATGCGGTTCTCCGGCGTCGCGCTGGTGTTCCTGGCGATCGGGCACCTGTTCATCATGCTGATGTGGGACGACGGCGTGTACCGCATCGACTTCAACTACGTGGCCCAGCGCTGGGCGTCGCCGTTCTGGCAATTCTGGGACCTGTCGCTGCTGTGGCTGGCGCAGTTGCACGGCGGTAACGGCCTGCGCACCATCATCGACGACTACAGCCGCAAGAACAGCACCCGGTTTTGGCTGAACAGCCTGCTGCTGTTGTCGATGGGATTCACGTTGGTGCTGGGCACCTACGTGTTGATGACGTTCAACCCCGATGTCGGAGGCTAA